One window from the genome of Mycolicibacterium gadium encodes:
- a CDS encoding 2OG-Fe(II) oxygenase → MHRKRVDSGDWDAITAELNDFGGALLPRLLTDAEAEAITRHYPDDRMFRSTIDMRRYRFGEGEYRYFHQPYPAPIEALKQALYPRLLPIARDWWAKLGRPSPWPDTLDDWLDMCHAAGQTKSTAILLKYGAGDWNALHRDLYGELVFPLQVVINLSEPGVDHTGGEFLLVEQRPRAQSRGTSIRLPRGHGFVFTTRERPVRSARGWSAAPVRHGVSTVRSGRRFTLGLVFHDAA, encoded by the coding sequence ATGCATCGGAAGCGGGTCGACTCGGGTGATTGGGACGCGATCACCGCGGAGCTCAACGACTTCGGCGGAGCGTTGCTACCCCGGCTGCTCACCGATGCCGAGGCTGAGGCGATCACGCGGCACTACCCCGACGACCGCATGTTCCGCTCGACCATCGACATGCGCAGATACCGGTTCGGCGAGGGTGAGTACCGGTACTTCCACCAGCCTTACCCCGCGCCGATCGAGGCACTCAAGCAGGCGCTGTACCCGCGGCTGTTGCCGATCGCGCGAGACTGGTGGGCCAAGCTCGGCCGCCCATCCCCGTGGCCGGACACCCTCGACGACTGGCTCGACATGTGCCACGCGGCCGGCCAAACGAAGTCGACCGCGATACTGCTCAAGTACGGCGCGGGAGACTGGAACGCGCTGCATCGAGACCTCTACGGCGAGTTGGTCTTTCCACTGCAGGTGGTGATCAACCTGAGCGAGCCGGGCGTCGACCACACCGGCGGCGAATTCCTGCTCGTCGAGCAGCGCCCCCGGGCCCAGTCGCGTGGCACCTCCATACGGCTGCCACGCGGTCACGGGTTCGTGTTCACCACCCGGGAGCGACCGGTCCGATCGGCGCGCGGCTGGTCGGCGGCGCCGGTCCGGCACGGCGTCTCGACGGTCCGATCAGGCCGGCGATTCACGCTCGGCCTGGTGTTCCACGACGCGGCGTGA
- a CDS encoding NAD(P)/FAD-dependent oxidoreductase yields MDDIWDCIIVGGGAAGLSAGLVLGRARRRTLLVDAGAQSNLPAHGIGGLLGHDGRSPAELYEIGRHELSAYPSVEVRSGEVVTGERADSDFVLQLADGTRERTRRVLLATGMEYRPPELPGLAQLWGGSAFHCPFCHGWEMRDQPLAVLARGPRAVHSALLLRGWSDDIVVLTDGPDGLENDDRVRLADANIAIDERRVAELHSENGELSAVVFTDGTRLARKGLLVATTLHQRSTLADQLGAEPADPTPVAQNPIAVDGFYRTTTPGVFAAGDLSVQMPQVAAAIASGSHAAAAVVQSLMADEYGLAVPEGRQRVNA; encoded by the coding sequence ATGGACGACATCTGGGACTGCATCATCGTCGGAGGCGGTGCGGCCGGCCTGAGTGCTGGATTGGTGCTCGGACGGGCTCGCCGCCGCACTCTGCTGGTCGATGCCGGAGCGCAGAGCAATCTGCCTGCTCACGGCATCGGCGGCCTGCTCGGACACGACGGACGGAGCCCGGCCGAGCTATACGAGATCGGGCGGCATGAGCTGTCGGCATATCCGAGTGTCGAGGTGCGCAGCGGCGAGGTGGTGACCGGCGAACGGGCGGACAGCGATTTCGTCCTGCAGCTGGCCGACGGCACGCGCGAGCGCACCCGACGCGTACTGCTTGCCACCGGCATGGAGTACCGCCCACCGGAGTTGCCCGGACTGGCGCAGCTGTGGGGCGGATCGGCGTTCCACTGCCCGTTCTGCCACGGCTGGGAGATGCGGGACCAACCGCTGGCCGTCCTGGCGCGCGGTCCGCGTGCGGTCCATTCGGCGCTCCTGCTGCGCGGCTGGAGCGACGACATCGTCGTGCTGACCGACGGGCCCGACGGTCTGGAGAATGACGACCGCGTCCGGCTGGCCGATGCGAACATCGCCATCGACGAGCGACGCGTGGCCGAACTGCACTCCGAGAACGGCGAATTGAGCGCCGTCGTGTTCACCGACGGAACCCGATTGGCGCGCAAGGGTTTACTCGTCGCCACCACCCTGCATCAGCGCTCGACGCTGGCCGACCAGTTGGGGGCCGAGCCCGCCGACCCGACCCCCGTCGCTCAGAACCCGATCGCGGTGGACGGCTTCTACCGGACGACGACGCCCGGGGTGTTCGCCGCAGGCGACCTGAGCGTGCAGATGCCACAGGTGGCGGCCGCGATCGCGAGCGGCTCACACGCAGCCGCGGCAGTAGTGCAGAGTTTGATGGCGGACGAATACGGTCTGGCCGTTCCTGAAGGGAGACAACGTGTCAACGCCTGA
- a CDS encoding SRPBCC family protein: MTEETMKSTRAVYAPAATVFDVLADPNTHHAIDGTGWVRESLDGKRLTEVGQVFRMAMYHSNYGGMHYEIANRVEVFEPPHAIAWLPGQRTDDGNLDFGGWIWRYDLESVADDRTEVTLTYDWSAVPQAIREEIGFPPFDRQHLDNSLKHLAELAQDRVSR; encoded by the coding sequence ATGACTGAGGAAACGATGAAATCGACGCGTGCGGTATATGCGCCTGCCGCAACCGTGTTCGACGTGCTGGCCGACCCGAACACTCATCACGCGATCGACGGCACCGGTTGGGTCCGAGAGTCGCTCGACGGCAAGCGGCTGACCGAAGTGGGCCAGGTCTTCCGGATGGCGATGTACCACTCGAACTACGGGGGAATGCACTACGAGATCGCGAATCGAGTCGAGGTCTTCGAGCCGCCGCACGCGATCGCATGGCTTCCGGGCCAACGCACCGACGACGGCAACCTCGACTTCGGCGGCTGGATCTGGCGCTACGACCTCGAGTCGGTCGCCGACGACCGGACGGAGGTCACGCTGACGTATGACTGGTCGGCGGTGCCGCAGGCCATTCGCGAAGAGATCGGGTTCCCGCCATTCGACCGGCAGCACCTCGACAACTCGCTCAAGCACCTCGCCGAGCTGGCACAAGATCGGGTGAGCCGTTAG
- a CDS encoding helix-turn-helix domain-containing protein yields the protein MQANDEESVDLRVRKRLRDLRMQRGLTLEEVASRSSIDVSTLSRLESGKRRLALDHLPRLAAALTVSTDELLRAPEAEDPRVRANSHTSHGVTYWPLTRQAAAGGLHAYKIRISARRRTPPPELPVHEGQEWMYVLSGQVRLILGERDFIVKPGEAVEFSTWTPHWFGVVDGPAEAITIFGVHGERLHLHG from the coding sequence ATGCAGGCAAATGACGAAGAGAGTGTCGATCTGCGGGTGCGCAAGCGTCTGCGCGATCTGCGGATGCAGCGCGGCCTCACCCTCGAAGAGGTTGCGAGCCGGTCGAGCATCGACGTGTCGACCCTGAGTCGTCTGGAATCCGGTAAAAGGCGGCTGGCTCTTGACCATCTCCCCCGCCTCGCCGCCGCACTCACGGTGAGCACCGACGAACTACTGAGGGCGCCCGAAGCCGAAGATCCACGGGTGCGGGCGAACTCGCACACCAGCCACGGCGTCACCTACTGGCCGCTGACCCGTCAAGCCGCCGCAGGCGGACTCCACGCGTACAAGATCCGCATCAGCGCGCGCCGACGTACGCCGCCTCCCGAGCTGCCCGTGCACGAGGGCCAGGAGTGGATGTACGTGCTGTCCGGTCAGGTACGGCTGATCCTCGGCGAGCGCGATTTCATCGTCAAACCCGGTGAAGCCGTGGAGTTCTCGACATGGACCCCGCATTGGTTCGGAGTTGTCGACGGGCCCGCGGAGGCCATCACGATTTTCGGCGTACACGGCGAACGGCTGCATCTACACGGCTAA
- a CDS encoding class I SAM-dependent methyltransferase, giving the protein MSTPDAKEHWEQHYSERDRVWSGRVNLRLAEVVPGLPIGRALDLGCGEGADSVWLAERGWDVVAVDISDTALQRARSAAETRGVLDRIDFQQHDLSETFPDGEFDLVSAHFLHSTLPLDRTRIFQRAAEALKPGGTLLIVDHSAPPPGDSKLDQHRHIFLSPEEVVASLNLSAAEWEPAQTKVVEREVNWPDREPFIWHDNVIVLRRRPAG; this is encoded by the coding sequence GTGTCAACGCCTGACGCCAAGGAGCACTGGGAGCAGCACTACAGCGAACGCGACCGAGTGTGGAGCGGACGGGTCAACCTCCGCCTCGCCGAGGTGGTTCCCGGACTGCCGATCGGTCGAGCACTCGACCTCGGCTGCGGCGAGGGAGCGGACTCGGTGTGGCTGGCAGAGCGTGGCTGGGATGTGGTCGCCGTGGATATCTCGGATACCGCGCTGCAGCGGGCTCGTTCAGCAGCCGAGACGCGCGGCGTGCTGGACCGGATCGACTTCCAGCAACACGACCTGTCAGAGACATTTCCGGACGGTGAGTTCGACCTGGTGAGTGCCCACTTCTTGCACTCCACCCTGCCGCTGGACCGTACCCGCATCTTCCAGCGGGCGGCCGAAGCCCTGAAACCGGGCGGCACGCTGCTGATCGTGGACCACAGCGCCCCTCCGCCGGGCGACTCGAAGCTCGATCAGCACCGCCATATCTTCCTGAGTCCGGAGGAGGTCGTCGCCTCGCTGAATCTCTCAGCTGCGGAGTGGGAGCCGGCGCAGACGAAAGTGGTGGAGCGAGAGGTGAACTGGCCCGACAGGGAGCCCTTCATCTGGCACGACAACGTGATCGTGCTGCGGCGGCGGCCAGCGGGCTAG